A genomic segment from Aegilops tauschii subsp. strangulata cultivar AL8/78 chromosome 1, Aet v6.0, whole genome shotgun sequence encodes:
- the LOC141042245 gene encoding uncharacterized protein: MQGGCIADIGSCGTGFDSASGSVRTKKFRTKGSELADRKGEKNKAMPRAPSICCSSIDEALSFSSRARCNKRLVLFPSREPRERPAPRRAKLIFKTRSSGALKRAGPLKGRLLCERSSESTRVLRTKGVYNWGAAQLFCWRDRMEFFTKFETKEKIKVSL; this comes from the coding sequence ATGCAAGGAGGATGTATAGCTGATATAGGATCTTGTGGAACTGGATTTGATTCTGCAAGCGGTTCGGTACGAACGAAGAAATTTCGAACAAAAGGATCGGAACTCGCTGATAGGAAAGGAGAGAAAAACAAAGCAATGCCAAGAGCTCCGTCAATCTGCTGTTCATCGATAGACGAAGCTCTCTCTTTTTCATCTCGTGCCAGATGTAACAAAAGATTAGTCCTTTTTCCTTCTCGCGAACCACGGGAGCGCCCAGCGCCCAGAAGAGCAAAGCTCATTTTCAAAACAAGGTCAAGCGGCGCATTAAAAAGGGCTGGCCCGTTAAAAGGACGCTTACTTTGCGAACGAAGTTCAGAATCAACAAGGGTTCTCCGAACGAAGGGAGTGTACAACTGGGGCGCAGCCCAACTTTTTTGTTGGAGAGATAGAATGGAGTTCTTCACGAAGTTCGAGACAAAGGAAAAAATCAAAGTTTCTCTATAG
- the LOC109754048 gene encoding uncharacterized protein: MSGRGRLLDAVQLAETLGKDGLKNPQVSVLWGTVKHIRQRSRGISLLHSSGQSKVPSGVQQAVSRSGMSVLKKKLYTPFGRKAAGEGRGHWAGSFSSEFPIQIEAPIKKILRRLRDRGLISQRRPRPIHVASLTNVSDRDIVNWSAGIAISPPSYYRCCDNLYQVRTIVNYQIRWSAIFTLAHKHKSSARNIILKYPKDSNIVNQEGGKTLAEFPNSIELGKLGLGQDPNNDGALNYMFNK, encoded by the coding sequence ATGAGCGGAAGAGGTCGTCTACTGGACGCGGTTCAACTAGCGGAGACTCTTGGAAAAGATGGACTAAAAAATCCCCAAGTTAGCGTATTATGGGGGACCGTCAAGCACATCCGGCAAAGATCGAGGGGGATCTCGTTGTTGCATAGCTCAGGTCAGAGCAAGGTGCCATCAGGCGTTCAACAGGCAGTCTCACGATCGGGCATGAGTGTCCTGAAGAAGAAATTGTATACTCCCTTTGGTCGGAAGGCGGCGGGGGAAGGAAGGGGACACTGGGCGGGATCTTTCAGCAGCGAATTCCCCATACAGATAGAGGCGCCTATCAAAAAGATACTCCGAAGGCTTCGGGATCGAGGTCTCATTAGCCAAAGAAGACCCAGGCCAATCCACGTGGCCTCTTTGACCAACGTCAGCGACAGAGACATAGTAAATTGGTCCGCGGGCATCGCGATAAGTCCTCCGTCCTACTACAGGTGCTGCGACAACCTTTACCAAGTCCGAACGATTGTCAACTACCAAATCCGCTGGTCCGCTATATTCACCCTAGCCCACAAGCACAAATCTTCGGCGCGGAATATAATCCTAAAGTACCCCAAAGACTCAAATATAGTCAATCAAGAAGGTGGTAAGACCCTTGCTGAGTTCCCAAACAGCATAGAGCTTGGGAAGCTCGGACTCGGTCAAGATCCGAACAACGACGGAGCACTCAACTACATGTTTAATAAGTAG